In the Canis aureus isolate CA01 chromosome 36, VMU_Caureus_v.1.0, whole genome shotgun sequence genome, tcagaaagaagtaaaatacttCATGTTGGCTGTGGTTCTTTTGGAAATTCAAAAGATAATGGTTAATCACAtaacaagtaaaaaaaagaactattaaagatttattaacATATGAAGTTAAACATCATTAATTCAATCAAATTCAAACATTTTACTTCCACAACTTGGCAAATATAGAAAAAGCATAGGAACatctagtaataataataatgaacatgGTCACTTGTATACAGCTGGAGGTCATATAATAGTAGAACATTTCTGGAGGACAACTTGATAATGTGTAGCAAAAACTTTAAATGTGGACTTTCTTCTTGAAACAGTAATTTCACTATTAGGAAATTATCCCAAGGAAAAGCATATGGATGCATCCACTGATTAAGCCAAAAAGATTTCTACagtaatattgttaaaatggcaataaaaacaGTTTAAAAGTCAAATAAGACAGAATTGGTAAAGAATAtcgctataaataaataaaaaacaatgcaaTGTAGTCATTAAAGTGATATACAAGAAAGTTTCATGACAGGGAAATGTGTTTAATGTGTTTATAAAAAACTGAtactgtgtttccatttttattattaagcCAGTAACTGcgtggaaaaaataaagattttacatCAAAATGGTAAGTCTAGTTTTCTTTAGATAATTTATGATACATTTTTACTCATCTATGTTGTTTAACTTTCTCATATTCTTATTTTGtaacaacaataatgaaaatatattatcaaatacAGTTAGGTGTTGATTATAATAATTTATCTAGAttctatgaaaaacaaataaattgagCTCCCGTATTTTTGCCAGATTATCATGCTGTTTATTTCCGTCTTACTAAAAAAGAGGCAGCTTACgttcccagctctgccctcaccAACTGCTATCCCATGTCATTCCAGAAGACATCGAAACATGCCTAAATGCCTCCAAGAATCATTCTGGGTGAGTGAacaatttaaaatgacatttaagaGTAAACATCTGAAGTTTAACTTAGAtctaaaggtttttgttttgttttttaacttagaTCTAAAGTTACTGAGATGTTGCCACCAATACCAAAGGGAACTTCAAGTGAAGaacaaggaaaaaattattttactcacAGAGACTTTGTCCTTCGCCTGTTTAAATACACTGGAAGCCTGAGTTGATTCACCACCTGTTGCTgtcaaaaaaagaagacataaacaacCCCAAACTTAGTGGCTGAAGACCGCAAAAATGCATTTTTCAGTATCTTTTGAATATTCAATTCTGTCAACAGACTAACACAAAGCAAAACTTTGCTTATTTCGAGATTCAAATCCAGTAACTGAAGAAACAGGAATTAAGAACATTCTAGCATGTGGCTCCTACTATAGTGTGTGCTAATTAATATAAGCCAGTGTTTACCAAAGCACAGGTAAGCACATCAAGTAATTTCCTATTGGTTATACCAAGCTACCTTTAAATACTGTTACTACATGAGCGTAGATCCTTTAGAACAAAAGTCACAGAACAATAATCCAAATGCCGTAGTGTTTAAGAAAAGGGGGAGGAGTGACTGGTTTTTAGGGTTGGCATGATATTAAAGAGTGTTCATGGAGAATCCCAAGCCCTCTTTTTGTAGCCAATAGCATACCTACAGTTATTTCTACATTTCATATTCCAAACCGTCATGACCAGCCaacccctttccctctgcatccCTTCATTTCACAATATGAATGACACACTTGTTTGACGTGAAACGTACCACATGAGAAATAGCttgtcaaagaaagaaaacacgaGAGAAATTTTAAGTTCAGTAATATAGAACTTGTTCTACACATGCACTTCCTGTATGAAATTATTACCACATCTGTTACTGTTGTTTCTCTTGCTGCTGTTTTATACCTCTGGTTTCAATTTTAAACTCCACTATCTCCAGCACATTTTCTGTTGATGACTTACCTGACTTAACTCGAATATGTCTCATGATTGAAAACAATCCtttgtgttttggaaaaaaaaaactatccctATTTAAAAATTGTGCTTAGAAAATGAAAGGCACAAGCTTGTGTAGTTTCCTCCTCCTTGGTTTTCTTTCATAAGAGAGAAAaccctgggctgggggtggggggcagggggtgagagGGAGCTTATGCTTATAAGCACTCTGAATGAGTTTCCAAAAGGTTTCTATGTCACATGCAGCTCTGACATAAATATAACTGTCTACAGGATGCTCTATGCTATTTAGGACTGGATGGATAGTAAGATTATTCAAGATtctggagtgatttttttttaagaagtagtgCAAATGATGCTTTCCCAatatttctgtaatatttcttaaatttctgtgACATAGTTTCCTTTTAGCCAATGACATCCATGTTTGATGTATGCTTTCTGCCCGAGTATCTTAATATTTGAACAGACTAAGGGAAGATCCTAATTAGTCCGAAGATCTTAAATTTCCTTTAATGAACGAGTTAAATAGGCAATTCACTCTCAGTGTGGTAAATCAAATACCAATGACATGTCACACATTTCACCAAACCATTTGATGTTTCCTCTAAAATTCCACAATCCTGATATATTCTTTCATTCTCTAATACATGATATAGGATTTTTatgcccaaatcaagagtctgccTCTCCAAGCATTTGTCTAATTAGAACTAAAATTCCAATTTTAATGCAGATGAATTAAGATCTGATATAAGAATTGGAGATGTCATATTAATTTCTAACCGAGAAGCATTCTTCATCCTGAACTTTTATCATCAAGGTTTCTGTATAATTCATGAGGTTTACACTTTCAAATATTGCCTTAAAGATTAGTTCTTGGAGGAAAGCTCATGAGATGATTCCCATATGaagaacacaaatataaaatacttggAATTTTATTGACTATCATAAAACCATCAAttaccttgattttctttttcttacaaagGTTAATGCTGCTCTTAACCTTTAAAGCTATCCGAAGGTTTATATAAAGGCACTTCTAATATACAATGTGAAGGTAAATATTCCTTTCTCATTTAGCAATCTGATATTTTACTTTGTAGCCTGCAAGTGTGCTacttaataaatgctaaaataaaatgtattgcaaATTAAGATTATCCTAGGataattatacatttaatgcaaataCTTTGCACTGAAGTTTAGGAATAGAGTTTGCATTATGGATATTTGTATGAGTTTTTATTGTGATTTGTAGCAAGTTTCTCTCTTTCACTTCACCACTTTTTTAAGGAGTTAAAAACAAGTATATTTgaagaagacagaaacaaaataagaaggTAGCAAAATTGAAATACACCTACGTTCCAAGAAATTCGGGGGGAAGGAGTTTTATCTAGGAATGCAGAATACTAAATTATGTAGGAAAATTAGCAGTTTGAATCCAACACATTTAAGAAGATCCCAATGACAGAATGTCAGTGAAGAGATGTAGTACAGTGAATTGAAAGCCTTGCTAATTTTGGGAACGAGGAATAAAATCTGATGGGATGACCagacaatttccttttttttttctttcatccgAAGCAAAGTAATTTTGCAATCACAGTTTTATCCcagatttgcttttcattttcaatcttGAAATCACTATCCATCCTTGGCAAAATCATCAACATCAGTAACAGATTTGGCAGTAACCATGTAGAAAATAGGACAAATATAGTATGGGCTTAAGCATGAGAgagataaataagcaaaataatgaGAATGCATACCACGGTTATATTCATCGTCATTGTCTAACCAAACACACAGAATGAAAAGAGGAATCCCCAGAACGTGACACTAGAGCACAATGCCAAGATAAAAATCACTGCTAAGTCTGAGCATGACAAAGAAACAGATGGTCATGACCTCTTCtgcagggagggaaaaaaaaaaaaagaataatgatacaAGACACTTAATAGCGAAATTGTTCATGACTGCTAAGGTtcttggaagaaaaacaaaatgaagaagccGCTACaggaatgagataaaaaaaaaaaaaaaaacatgtctatGTTTGCCAGCCACATTGCAGAACTGAAGAGTCACCTGTGGTTTTCCGCTTAACACAGGAGAGATGAGTTGGTCTAGTATATTTGATAGCaggttttaaaatgaatttcctgGAGGGAGAGTGGGCCTGAACTTCTGTTTTTTTAGCAAGTTCAGCCTTCTTATAAACTGCTACgaataaagaaaacacaaaaaaagcatACCATCAGGAGAAAATACACACTTGGAGCAAAACCGAACGACATTTCATAAATAATTAGTTACCACTGTTAGGAAGTTTCTTCTACAAAAGAGTAACAAtgaattcaaaaacatttttaaagaagttattgTGAAATGaaccttttttccttctcacttCATCTCTGGAGACTGTGCTAGGTTCCtttttagctatttttctttCAGGAGTGGAAATTCTGCCTCTCCCGGTTTtaaaaggcttttcttttctatgtttcTCGAGAGATGGTCTCCGAGCTTCCTTTTCAGCTTTCTCCTCTTTAGGAATAGTTTCTAACTGTTCTGTCATGATGCTCCTATCATCATCTGCGGATCAAAGCAAAccatgacaacaacaacaacaacgaaagcATTAGTAACAGATGTACAAGATCCttcatatatttaacaaaatgcaGAACAGAGATAAAGGGacatttttaaactgtttaaaacgaaaaagaaattgttttatttggaagtagaaaattaaaaaaaaaataatgcacacCTTGAGTGTCCACCCAGAGGCTGTCAGCATCCATGATGGAATCATCAATGGTGGTCTCGTCTTTGTAATCGTCATAGGTTTCCGTCTTATATTCTGAGAGTGCAacctcctctctctctggggaagcTGGAGCCTCCGGGGAGCCATCCCTGGGCTCGGCCTGGGCTTCGGCGGCCTCATCGACGTGGAGCTCTTTGAGGTGGAGCTCTTCTCCGGCGCGGGGAGAAGGTCTCCTCTCCACCTCGGGCTGCTCTAGGGCTGCGAAGCGCACGCTGTGGGCGCCTGACTCCCCTTCGTCGGTGGTGGTTTGCACCACGGTGATAAAATCATCCTCGATGGTTACCACGGACTCGATCACCCCTTTGTGCTCGCCAGGGCAGGTCTCCACAAATTCCTCCCTGACCCCGGGGACGCCCAGGTCGGTGATCTGAAGGGTGTCAGAGCGGAAGAGCAGCTTGTCGTACTCTCCCTGGGCCTCGATCTCGTCTTCCTCGCTCCGGGCCTCTGCGGGCTCGATGCCGGTGGCTTCGGGCACCTGCTCTGGGACGTCGGAGGGTGTGACGGAGATATCTGGGGTCCCCTTGCTGTCCTCCTGTGGCTGCCGAATGAATTCCATCTGGACGTCGGCCCCCTCGTCCGGGGCCAGCTCGGCCTCTGAGACAGCAGGTGCACAGGGAATCTCCACGGACAATTTGATGGCGATCTCGTCTTGGATCAGAGAGGACTCCGGGGACGTTTCCTTCTTGCCCTCGTCGGCTTTCAAGGACTCCATGGTGAGGCTCTCGTGCTCGCCACTGGACTCGTAGGACTCCTCCTTGTCCACAGCCTCCTGGTGCACCAGGTCAGGCTTGGCCACCTTCTCCTTGATCTCCGTCTCGCTGGCCCGGGCGCCTTCCTTCACGGGGCCAAACTCGACTCCCGGAGGCGCCAACGTGGACGGGGCGAGATCCTGCCCGACCTCGGGGGGGAGCTCCGTCTCCTGTCCCCCATCTAGGGTCAGCCCCGCGGCCATCTGCCCGAAGTCGCTGATGTGAACATCCACGTGACCCTGGTCGGCTTTCTTTGCAACAAAATCCAGTTCTGGTGCAGCTTTCCTGGAAGGTTCGACCTCCCCGACCTCTGGCACTGAGCTGAGCCCTTTCTCAGCTGTCTCCGCTGCAGGAGGGGATGCATCTTTTGCTGCGGTCGGGGGGTGCTCGGAGATTGCTCCTAATCCAGACGTGTCGGCCTTGTCGCTGGCCTCTTCCGCTGGCCTGGAGTGTTCCTTTGCATCAGCATGTTCTTCACTCTTTTCTAGGACAGTATCCAGCTTTTCGCTGGCTTTCCTGTCCTGCTCCGACTCCCTAGCCGGCCCCGGCTTGTCACCAGGGACATGCGGGGAGACCTCTTTCTCAGCCCCCAGCTCGTCTTTGACTCTGCCGGCAGCCGCCAGTTTTACTTCAATCAACGAGAGGTCCGTGGCGAGGTCTCTCCGCATCTTGTCATCGGGGCCTTCGTAAAAGGACCCGCTGTCCCCGGACAGATTCTCGCTGTCTTGAACCGGCGACGGGAGCGGGACCGTGTACTTGTTGAACACGCAGTAGCCCAGGTCTTCCAGCTGACCGTCTGTTTTAACCACGACGTGGTTCTCGTCGGTGACAGGGGGCAGGCCCGTGCTGGCCTCCTCCACCACGGTCTCCGATGGCACCGATTTCCTCCTGGCAACCTCGGCATCTGCGCTCACGGAAGCTAATCTGGACCTCGTGCCTGCCAGATCGAGCATCTCAGGCAGGTCAGGGGCCATGACGGTCCCATTTTTGTAATAATCTTTGGCGAGGAAAGGGGACTCACACGATGGCTCGACTGGAGCATTGTCCTCTCCCGGAGCCTTTTCTCCCTCCGGCTGTTCTTCCTCTTTGCTCTCTACCGGGAAACATGGGGCTTTCTCCAGGGCAGGCGTGGTGGCTGGAAGGTAATCATCCCCTTCGTCCATACTTCCACTAGTGTTGGTCAGAATGTCAGAAGCCAGAGGAGAAAGATCGTGTCCCCGACCGAAGTTAAATCCGAGGGCTATGGAATCCAGGCAAGACATGGGCAAGTTGATCGACATGCTTCTTTGCTCTATTGCAGACCTCCCGCCAAGTCCTAGACTCCTGCTTAGCGTCAAGTCGTCCTTATTCTTACTGTGGAGATCCCTCTTCTCCCCATACACTTTTGGATCAATAGTAAACATTCTTTCTTGAGGAGAACTGGGTTCTTCGGGTAAATCGGTAGGATAACCCTGTGCAAGAGTGCTGTACCCTGCCTCTTGCGCTGCAGCACTGGGCTGGGGCTCTTTACCTGCCTCAAGTTCCTTGTCGCCGTTTTTACACACGGGAGATACGGTATCCAAAGACTCTAGGGCACTTTCTCTTGTGTCACTTAGTTCGTAGTAATCACTGGCCGGCTGGATGCTCTTTGTCACTTCTTCTTTCAAGGCAGATGTTTCGAAATACTTGGACATTCCTGACTTATCTTCATAAAATGGCATGTCAAGCTCAGCTGATGTTGCAGCCCCAGCCCCTTCAACCTTAGTATCTTTGTCCACaactttttcttcaaaaaggTCCTGGGTTGCACTCTTTTCACTTGCTGCAGCTGGTTCGGTCACGACTTTCTCCAGGGTCGTGGAGGTCATGGCTGAATCGGTTACTGCTTGTTCCAAACTGACAGCGAATAATAATGCATCTGTGGTAGGCTCTTGGCCTTTCTGTTCTTCTTTTGAGAGGGCGTGCTCCATGCAGGGCTGAATGatgcctgtttctccatctgtcagTTTTGGGGGCTCACTGTCTTTTGGCATGGCTTCTTTGTCAGAAATGGTTGTTTTTTCTTCAAGCTTTGGCTGAGACTCCTTGTCAGTAGGTGTAGCTTCCTGCTCTTTTTCCTGTGCGCTCTCTGGCTTGATCGCCCCTTTTTCCTCTCCCAAAACTTTCTCTGGGACACCTTCTTCCACAGTTGGAATGAGGGCATCTTTGGGTAAGGTGGTTGCCTCTGAGGCTGGTGCTTCTGCCACTTTGTCGGGTTTATCCTTAGGGGGCTCTTCAGCTTTAGAACTATCTTTGGCAGGTGCTGGGCCACTGGtttcttccagaaattttttGTCATCTGGCTGTAAAAAGGCAGGGGCAAAGGGTGATGCTTCTGCAACGATTTCATTCTTCATGACATCTAAAGGAAGAGTGAAGCTTCCCGCCTGAAAGGGACTTGGCATGGGAGAATCAAActgtttcccttcccattttGGGATGTCCTCAAGTACATCTTTTCCCTTCATGGGTGTTAGGGGGCCAGGTGAGATGGGAGCAGCTAAACCCCACTCGTCCTTTTTTGCTTCTGTTGGCATTTCGATGAACCAGTCCTTTTGCTCTTTTGGAGTGGGGGGCTCTGCAGAGAGGCCAATACCAGGCACCACTAGGCTCGGTTCTGTCTTCTGTTTCATGTCTTCCAGCCCGGCACCAAGAGGCTGCCCAAACAGAGTGGGAGgtgctctttcttcttctgtgccTTGCATGTCCTTTGTGTCAGGGGAAGTTTTAGTTGTCTCAGGCTGAGAAACTAAGGCAGCATGTTTGAGGTCTTCACCAGGCTTACTTTGTTTCTCTGACTCCTTGTCTTTCTTGTCTAATGGCTCAGCTGGAGAAGGAGTCAATTCCTGTTGATCATGGAACTCCATCTTCGAGGCTGGAAATAAACCTGAAGTAATTGGGTTGATTTTTAAACAGATAATAGGCAAGTGCTTTCAGGCAGTAagcttaaaattatattttgaaatgacaaatgAATGGTAGGGTAAGAAAACAAAACGAAACTATGGAACATGCAAGCATGCTACCTGtttaaaaatcaacatgaaaATGTCAGGATCGAGATATATTTGTACTACTGCTGAAATGGACTCCTGTTGCGAATCAATGCATACAGGAATTGTGTATTTTGAATactctttgctcctttgtttggGTTCTCCTAAATAGTATGTAATGTGTACGTAgtagaaagaaaattcatgtgCCTTCTACGTAAATGACAAATTAAGGAATATTGAATCAGTAATATTTAGATACAAAAATACTTTAAGGACTAAATATGAAAAACGGATGAATGTCCACTGAGCTTTTTCATTTGTGTTGTCATTTGAAAACGAACTGGCAGGCCAAGGGCAGAAGGCTAATTAATCCATAGTAAGTATTCATAGTTTCAATTAACTTGATTTACAAATGCCAGGACCAATTTTTTGAGCATTGAAAAGTTACTgacataattttttaaggaatcatCTGAGATTAAATTTCaggaatataaatatttgctattaacTTTATACGATATGACCTAAAAAATTGACAAGGCAATTTCTACCACAAATTCAAAATTCTTAATCCCGAATCATCAGTTGACCTTACGACAGATGTAAGAAAATCTGAATTATATTGTTAATACTGAGAGGTCATgtgaatacaaattttaaaaagagccgATCTTTATAATATCTTTCTCTCCCTGGTCATGACCTCGTGATCGATGGTGAGGCACTAATTGTGGCTTCAGAGATATTTCATAGAAATTAAAtggctctttatttttgtttgttcaccAATTAAAAAGGTTTCAGAGTCTCACTTGTGTTTTAAGGTCACAGGTATTTTGTTGTGGTCATTGGAGCTAAATGTAATTATCTGGAAagaatttgggaaaaaataataaaattcagtcATCGCTCAAAGAGCAAGTGTATGGATCATCATTACCTTATATACTTGTGTGTCCTGTTGtaacaatagaaaagaaatacttCATGAACTTCTAATAAAGGTTAGATGGATGAAAACTCAAGAGATATGATGATGGTCAAAGACGTTGGCTGCCATGGAGAGGAAATGGTATGAGAAGCATCAGCAGGAGCTTTTAGGAAAACCAAACCAGAATTCATCGAAGCATAAAAAATATAGCACATTGCGGttgcaaacaaaaacaattctaCCATTTAAGCCTCTATGTGCCAAAATCCGAGTCTACGATTTGAAAGAAAAGCATATGAATCGCTgtcccaaaaataaaaataaaaatatacatgtattagCAATGTGGCTGGCAAACACTTGGAGATGGGAGCGGGGCGGACAAAAAGCTCACACAGCATCGTCAGCCTGGCTGCAAAGCGTGTTGTATCATGGCAAAGTAAAACCAACAATCAGCTGCAGCAGTGGAAGACCTAGCTGCCACACAGCACCTGTGCAAGCCACACTCTGCTCATTAAACCTACAACAtcggtctcaggatcatgagaagACCAAGCCATGGAATAGCATTGGAAAGGCATCAGGTTGGTAAGCTGCTGGAGAGATCATTTGCAACAGAACACATGCAAATCCTAGGAAAGACACACCTTCCCTGGCAGAGGAAGGGATTGTTACTTCTGGAGACACCTCGGTGACCTCTTTTACACTTTTCTCCTGTGGGGCCCCTGCTGGGGCACTCTCTTCAGGAGCTATGTGGGCCTCCACACTAGACTCCGCTGGGCCCTCACTGAGGCCCTGGGGTTGGTCTGAGGCCTTGGCAGCCCCGCACTCTTTCCCAGGAAGAGTGGCAGGTGTCTCTTCCTCAGCCATTGTTCCCTCTAGCGTTTCTTCTTCTTAGGGATGAAAAAGATGTTGACATCACGACCACAGAACAATACACGAAATGGCAGAAATACTATTCAAGGAACACTTTCAGCTCCATTACATCAACCTCACGAGAACCTCTTTTACCATTTGGATGAACAGATTAATATTCTAATGCAATGTGCATTATGTATTGCTTGGGAAGTTATTCTATATAATCTGCTAATAATGATGCCTTTTACAGTCTCGTTAAAAGGCTGTTTAGTTTAAAACTTGAGAGCTGAAAGGGTTTTATTGCTCTATTACCCTTAGTGGAAATGGCAGTAAGTTGCACACATGTAGGAAGCTTGCTGGAAATAAGAGATGGTGCTGCTGGATAACAGATGGTTATGAAAAGACAGATGCATTGATGTACTGAAAGAAACCTTTAAATTTGCTAGACATGTGCTGTTTTCTCCAATGCAGTAAGCCCCTACATATGAATTTCTGattactttatttaaaacatgCAAACTTTAGTAAAGAATCTTTTGGAATAAAAAACACCCAGCTTCAAAATGAGAGCCATCAACTACCCTAACAGTTTTCATGGAACCCACCAACACTATCTTATTTAGTATTCGGGGGCAAAAGTATTTAGTATTTaaagtattaaattatatttcgatataatttatgtatgtaatatttttaaggcAAAAGACTTCCTCactcaatttattttatcttcattgcATTCCATGACATGGGAGACTATGAAAATTTCAAGGAgtaagcaaaatattttgaaaagcaagGTCTGGGTAAAAGGTAATCTTACCATTGAAAAAAGTTTACCTCTGGGACACAGCTGTTATTGGGTGTTATTGCTTACACCCTTGAAATACCAATAATTAGTTCACGTATAGTTCCCCTTGATCCTGAATAAGAAAATGTGCCCATTACCTGGAAAGTCTTATTGTGCAATTCAAAACCAAACCACTGAGATAACTGAATGGCAACCAAACTGCCAAAATATCTTCCCAAAGGATGTATATCACGtggaaaaatgttaacaattaaaatgtaaaatgcacaCTTATGAAGGTCATGAATTATCGTGTTCATTTGCTTCTCATTTTGCACTTCAAATGCCAGtaaaataaatcccattttattGCTTAAGAAATTAGAGGGAAATATATAAGCTGTTTTATAGTTCTACAAATGAAAGGTTCTTATGAAACATTGTTTAAATGGCCTGGTGAGAAAGACTTCAGATGGAAAGGAAAGggattttcttttgtaaaagatATTAAAACTCCTAGGCAAGGGATGGGGGAAGAAAGGACTGCTTCatctattcccccccccccccccccatttagcACTCAGGGactttcatttttgtcatttagttacataagtaacatttaaaaaattcaaactccAAATTATTATTAAGGCCATTTTTGTAATTACAGACGAGACTTCTACTATAGCTGCTTTACTAATGTCACCTTCTTGGGTAAAGTCTAATCAAGTCAatcaatttattttccaaatccaTGTAACCTTTTGgctttccatttcctcattttgtaTAAATCATGTTTATTTCTACTACACTCGTTTCTCATTCGAAATTCCCCatctttttcttaattgttaTTAAGTTTACACTATTAGAAGGACTTATTTTTTACCATGGGTTATATTTCTCTTTTAGAGTGTCTGAGCCATTGGTGCTCTTTGTTTTCCAAAGGATCCTTGAAGACGTTTATTATCATGAATGTAGTTGGAAAGAATGAGTTTGTTCCCCATTGGCTTGGAACTATCTGCCCTTATGTTA is a window encoding:
- the MAP2 gene encoding microtubule-associated protein 2 isoform X5, with translation MADDRKDEAKAPHWTSTQLTEASAHPHPPEIKDQGGAGEGLVRSANGFPYREDEEGAFGEHGSQSTYSDTKENGINGELTSADRETAEEVSARIVQVVTAEAVAVLKGEQEKEAQHKDQPAALPLAEETANLPPSPPPSPASEQTVPVEEASKMEFHDQQELTPSPAEPLDKKDKESEKQSKPGEDLKHAALVSQPETTKTSPDTKDMQGTEEERAPPTLFGQPLGAGLEDMKQKTEPSLVVPGIGLSAEPPTPKEQKDWFIEMPTEAKKDEWGLAAPISPGPLTPMKGKDVLEDIPKWEGKQFDSPMPSPFQAGSFTLPLDVMKNEIVAEASPFAPAFLQPDDKKFLEETSGPAPAKDSSKAEEPPKDKPDKVAEAPASEATTLPKDALIPTVEEGVPEKVLGEEKGAIKPESAQEKEQEATPTDKESQPKLEEKTTISDKEAMPKDSEPPKLTDGETGIIQPCMEHALSKEEQKGQEPTTDALLFAVSLEQAVTDSAMTSTTLEKVVTEPAAASEKSATQDLFEEKVVDKDTKVEGAGAATSAELDMPFYEDKSGMSKYFETSALKEEVTKSIQPASDYYELSDTRESALESLDTVSPVCKNGDKELEAGKEPQPSAAAQEAGYSTLAQGYPTDLPEEPSSPQERMFTIDPKVYGEKRDLHSKNKDDLTLSRSLGLGGRSAIEQRSMSINLPMSCLDSIALGFNFGRGHDLSPLASDILTNTSGSMDEGDDYLPATTPALEKAPCFPVESKEEEQPEGEKAPGEDNAPVEPSCESPFLAKDYYKNGTVMAPDLPEMLDLAGTRSRLASVSADAEVARRKSVPSETVVEEASTGLPPVTDENHVVVKTDGQLEDLGYCVFNKYTVPLPSPVQDSENLSGDSGSFYEGPDDKMRRDLATDLSLIEVKLAAAGRVKDELGAEKEVSPHVPGDKPGPARESEQDRKASEKLDTVLEKSEEHADAKEHSRPAEEASDKADTSGLGAISEHPPTAAKDASPPAAETAEKGLSSVPEVGEVEPSRKAAPELDFVAKKADQGHVDVHISDFGQMAAGLTLDGGQETELPPEVGQDLAPSTLAPPGVEFGPVKEGARASETEIKEKVAKPDLVHQEAVDKEESYESSGEHESLTMESLKADEGKKETSPESSLIQDEIAIKLSVEIPCAPAVSEAELAPDEGADVQMEFIRQPQEDSKGTPDISVTPSDVPEQVPEATGIEPAEARSEEDEIEAQGEYDKLLFRSDTLQITDLGVPGVREEFVETCPGEHKGVIESVVTIEDDFITVVQTTTDEGESGAHSVRFAALEQPEVERRPSPRAGEELHLKELHVDEAAEAQAEPRDGSPEAPASPEREEVALSEYKTETYDDYKDETTIDDSIMDADSLWVDTQDDDRSIMTEQLETIPKEEKAEKEARRPSLEKHRKEKPFKTGRGRISTPERKIAKKEPSTVSRDEVRRKKAVYKKAELAKKTEVQAHSPSRKFILKPAIKYTRPTHLSCVKRKTTATGGESTQASSVFKQAKDKVSNSTLSKIPALQGSSKSPRCSSACPSTSQRATFSDSFSIQPSSSAGSTDRLPYSESGNKDGVTKSPEKRSSLPRPSSILPPRRGVSGDRDENSFSLNSSISSSARRTTRSEPIRRAGKSGTSTPTTPGSTAITPGTPPSYSSRTPGTPGTPSYPRTPHTPGTPKSAILVPSEKKVAIIRTPPKSPATPKQLRLINQPLPDLKNVKSKIGSTDNIKYQPKGGQVRILNKKIDFSKVQSRCGSKDNIKHSAGGGNVQIVTKKIDLSHVTSKCGSLKNIRHRPGGGRVKIESVKLDFKEKAQAKVGSLDNAHHVPGGGNVKIDSQKLNFREHAKARVDHGAEIITQSPGRSSVASPRRLSNVSSSGSINLLESPQLATLAEDVTAALAKQGL